TAGCCGGTCTGTAGCACATCGAAGAAGCGTGTCTTCTATGACGATGTGACCAACTCACCTTCCGTCGACAGTCTCTTGCTTgatgtcttcttgtgttacatCTGAAGGAGCAGCCTATCATCGACAAAAGACGCTTTTTCTCCGAGTCAGCAAGCGATGCATCGCAGTCGAACGTCGGGTGTGATATCTGGCAAAAAAAGCACGCCTTCTTTGTAACGGCACTGTTGGGAACTGCCGCTGATTCCATAGGCTTATTATTGCGGCTGCCGGAGGTCTGTAGTTTATTGCTGTGCGACATCCATCGTTTGCAGGCAGTCTGCTCTCTGCACGCGACCTCGATGTGGAGGTACTTGAGCAATTGTCGAAGTTCTTCTGATCTCGGCAAGTCGTTCGCAATTGACGCTTCAAGTCGCCGTCATCGGTGATATTCTACCGTTATGTTTTGTGTAATCACTTTCATTAGTACCTCGCACAACATGGCAGAGTAGCAGGATCCCGAGACGCCGAGGCCTTTGAGCCCTCTTATGTTGATTTGAACAAAGTCATGAAGGCTTCTCAGGGCACTAGCATTCACCGACGTAGTGTCGGGACATAGAGTGCGAAGATTTTTTAGATGACTCTGCCTAATCAAGCGCATGCCTCCGAACCGCTCCATAAGTAGAAAAACGGCGTCCTCACAACTGTTTTCTGTTGTCAGTATGCCTACAATAGCCTTCGCCGAAGGGCCGTCGAGAAGAGATCGAAGGTAGTGAAACTGATCGACATTATTGAGTCGCGCGTTCTCGCGTACGGACTGTCGAAAGAGGTCCCGAACTGGTAGCCATTTCGTGGGGGACCCGTCGAATCTCATTAGGTCTAGCTTAGGAAGCCTTGCTCCTGTGCCGCGAGAAATATCTGACTGGGCTGCTTGACGCGGCACAGAAGAGTCGGTTGGCAACTCATCGTTATACCTGGCTGACCCTGATATTCGGGCAGCCAGCTCCTGGATGTGATGTTTAAGAAGGCCAACGATCCTTGCAGTTCGGTTCTCGTACTCTAGCGCTGAG
Above is a window of Rhipicephalus microplus isolate Deutch F79 chromosome 1, USDA_Rmic, whole genome shotgun sequence DNA encoding:
- the LOC142765788 gene encoding uncharacterized protein LOC142765788, which encodes MTANRRRHSSKITNAIDELLASSEFDLAGLHSIPQLLQKCTDELPKANEALHAHMTDDEVLADMDSALEYENRTARIVGLLKHHIQELAARISGSARYNDELPTDSSVPRQAAQSDISRGTGARLPKLDLMRFDGSPTKWLPVRDLFRQSVRENARLNNVDQFHYLRSLLDGPSAKAIVGILTTENSCEDAVFLLMERFGGMRLIRQSHLKNLRTLCPDTTSVNASALRSLHDFVQINIRGLKGLGVSGSCYSAMLCEVLMKVITQNITVEYHR